In Prunus dulcis chromosome 1, ALMONDv2, whole genome shotgun sequence, the following are encoded in one genomic region:
- the LOC117633906 gene encoding probable receptor-like serine/threonine-protein kinase At5g57670 — translation MVPSAPAKILIGISTDPNDSQELLSWAIKVLAQPNDTIVAIHVLVGEERKKRDLVAKKQSQLRRAKAYVISVLGEFARACQSKQVNLEAKVVFSSTIGKGLIVETKSMSADYLLLCGSRNQSIRTPSITKYCFKHAPDSCSLVLFGKSKQPQENSDSHSTDSKENHQPSPIHSGRTTSSSKKQTVQETRSTNPSPRTVLGEFEAESQSTEDYSGSYGDSALTESPSLAGDSALTESPSLAPPMFKSQIKIRKRGLSPCRIITSFLGSPFRKRTGSLSNKEKRLPLLKCFSYGEITAATNSFHPDNIVGRGGYSEVYKGDLSDGRTIAVKMLAKDSKDANKEKEFLMELGVILHVCHPNTANLVGCCIENGLYLIFDFSQNGNLSSALHGRSCESLSWPIRYKIAIGVARGLNYLHKCCKHRIIHRDIKASNVLLGPDYEPQITDFGLAKWLPNKWTHHAVIPIEGTFGYLAPEYFMHGIVDEKIDVFAFGVLLLEIVTGRKPVDSSKQNLLLWAKPLMESGDIEKLADPKLEGKYDAEQLHRVVLTASCCVRQSSVWRPPMSEVLELLTHGHNSEVAKSWIPKFSSDELDDYSMVFGYDVPVDVDLEDYL, via the exons ATGGTCCCTTCAGCCCCTGCTAAAATACTCATAGGCATCTCCACAGACCCAAATGATAGCCAAGAGTTGCTCTCATGGGCAATCAAAGTTCTAGCTCAACCAAATGATACCATTGTTGCCATACATGTTCTTG TTGGGGAGGAGAGGAAGAAGCGCGATTTAGTGGCGAAAAAGCAATCACAGCTTCGCCGAGCAAAAGCCTATGTGATATCCGTGCTTGGAGAATTTGCCAGGGCTTGCCAATCTAAGCAG GTTAATTTGGAAGCTAAAGTAGTTTTTAGCTCCACCATTGGAAAAGGTCTAATTGTGGAAACAAAATCAATGTCAGCAGactatcttcttctttgtggCTCAAGAAACCAATCAATTAG AACTCCATCCATTACAAAATATTGCTTCAAGCATGCCCCAGATAGCTGCTCACTGGTTTTATTTGGGAAGTCTAAGCAACCTCAAGAAAATTCAGATTCACATTCTACAGACTCAAAAG AAAACCATCAACCAAGTCCAATTCATAGTGGCAGAACTACATCCTCTTCTAAAAAGCAAACTGTCCAAGAAACAAGGAGTACAAATCCTTCACCAAGAACTGTTCTAGGTGAATTTGAAGCAGAATCTCAGAGCACAGAAGATTATAGCGGCAGCTATGGGGACTCTGCCCTCACAGAGTCCCCTTCTCTGGCTGGGGACTCTGCCCTCACAGAGTCCCCTTCTCTGGCTCCTCCCATGTTCAAGagccaaataaaaataaggaagCGAGGACTGTCACCTTGCAGAATTATTACTTCTTTTTTAGGTTCACCATTCAGAAAAAGAACTGGCAGTTTatccaacaaagaaaagcGGTTACCTTTGTTGAAGTGCTTCAGCTACGGGGAGATCACGGCTGCTACAAATAGCTTCCACCCAG ATAATATAGTAGGTCGAGGTGGATATTCAGAAGTGTATAAGGGTGACCTTTCTGATGGACGAACCATTGCGGTTAAGATGTTGGCCAAGGACAGCAAGGATGCTAACAAGGAAAAAGAGTTCCTCATGGAATTGGGTGTAATTTTACACGTCTGTCATCCTAATACAGCTAACTTAGTCGGTTGCTGCATTGAAAATGGACTCTACTTGATTTTCGATTTCTCTCAAAATGGAAATTTGTCATCTGCTCTGCATG GGAGATCTTGCGAGTCACTTTCGTGGCCGATCAGATACAAGATTGCCATTGGAGTTGCAAGGGGTCTGAATTATCTACATAAATGTTGCAAGCACCGAATAATACATCGAGACATAAAAGCCTCAAATGTCCTTCTAGGACCAGATTACGAACCACAG ATTACAGACTTTGGACTAGCAAAGTGGCTTCCTAACAAATGGACTCACCATGCTGTGATTCCAATTGAGGGTACATTTGGATACTTAGCACCAGAGTACTTCATGCATGGAATTGTGGATGAAAAAATAGATGTTTTTGCATTTGGGGTTCTTCTTCTCGAAATTGTAACTGGAAGAAAGCCTGTGGATTCATCAAAGCAAAACCTTCTCCTCTGG GCAAAGCCTCTTATGGAATCAGGGGACATAGAAAAACTAGCTGATCCAAAACTGGAAGGAAAATATGATGCAGAACAACTACACAGAGTAGTGCTTACAGCTTCGTGTTGCGTGAGACAATCCTCGGTATGGCGTCCGCCAATGAGTGAG GTGTTGGAGCTTCTAACCCATGGCCATAACTCAGAGGTTGCAAAAAGCTGGATCCCTAAGTTTTCATCAGATGAGTTGGATGATTACTCCATGGTTTTTGGATATGATGTTCCAGTAGATGTTGATTTGGAGGACTACTTATAA
- the LOC117615895 gene encoding PTI1-like tyrosine-protein kinase At3g15890, with product MGSSLSACCSSEKVDEERATREIGGGHASWRIFSYKELQTATNGFSDDNLLGEGGFGSVYWGKTSDGLQIAVKKLKAMNSKAEMEFAVEVEVLGRVRHKNLLGLRGYYAGADQRLIVYDYMPNLSLLSHLHGQFASEVQLDWKRRMKVAMGSAEGLLYLHHEVTPHIIHRDIKASNVLLDSDFEPLVADFGFAKLIPEGVSHMTTRVKGTLGYLAPEYAMWGKVSESCDVYSFGILLLELVTGRKPIEKLPGGVKRTITEWAEPLITKGKLKELADPKLRGNFDEAQLKQAINVAALCVKSEPEKRPKMKEVVDILKGFEAKARLTPLRIESVRYKEELLALDQASDDEGDGRADESDNGYGVFSAIEVQKMQDPYKVHGERRMAKYG from the exons ATGGGATCCTCCTTGAGTGCTTGCTGTAGTTCAGAGAAGGTAGATGAGGAAAG GGCTACTCGTGAAATTGGTGGAGGTCACGCGTCATGGAGAATATTTTCGTACAAGGAATTGCAGACGGCTACCAATGGTTTTAGTGATGACAATCTGCTTGGAGAAGGAGGGTTTGGAAGTGTCTATTGGGGCAAAACCAGTGATGGTCTCCAG ATTGCTGTGAAGAAGTTGAAAGCAATGAATTCAAAAGCTGAAATGGAATTTGCAGTTGAGGTTGAAGTTCTTGGAAGGGTTAGGCACAAGAATTTGTTGGGTCTTAGGGGCTATTATGCTGGGGCTGATCAGCGGCTTATAGTGTATGATTACATGCCAAATCTTAGCTTACTTTCTCATTTGCATGGCCAATTTGCAAGTGAAGTTCAGCTGGATTGGAAAAGGAGAATGAAGGTTGCTATGGGTTCAGCTGAAGGCCTCCT GTACTTGCACCATGAGGTCACCCCACACATCATTCATAGAGACATAAAGGCAAGCAATGTGCTTTTGGATTCAGATTTCGAGCCACTAGTTgcagattttgggtttgccAAGCTAATCCCAGAAGGTGTAAGCCACATGACAACTCGAGTCAAGGGCACATTAGGTTACCTAGCCCCTGAATATGCCATGTGGGGAAAAGTCTCTGAGAGCTGTGATGTGTACAGCTTTGGGATTCTTCTTTTAGAGCTTGTGACTGGAAGAAAGCCCATTGAGAAGCTCCCTGGTGGAGTGAAGAGGACAATAACTGAGTGGGCTGAGCCACTCATAACCAAAGGGAAGCTCAAGGAACTTGCTGACCCAAAACTCAGAGGAAACTTTGATGAAGCCCAATTGAAGCAAGCCATCAATGTTGCTGCCCTATGTGTGAAAAGTGAGCCTGAGAAAAGGCCTAAGATGAAGGAAGTGGTTGATATTTTAAAAGGGTTTGAGGCTAAGGCCAGACTGACACCTTTGAGAATTGAGAGTGTGAGATATAAGGAGGAGCTTCTGGCACTTGACCAAGCTAGTGATGATGAGGGAGATGGAAGGGCTGATGAAAGCGATAATGGTTATGGTGTTTTTAGTGCCATAGAGGTTCAGAAAATGCAGGATCCTTACAAGGTCCATGGAGAGAGGAGAATGGCTAAATACGGGTGA